TTCGCAGAGCCGAGCGACATCAGCGGGCGGTGATCTTTGCGCGGATTCCATAATGAGGGTTCGCCGTGGTCGAAGCAGAACAGAGTGCGACCGATCGCGCCGTCGAGCCGATTTCTCAGCAAGAGGAAATCGAGCGTCTGACGCGGACGGGTCTGCGCATCGCCGGTGCGGTAGGACTGGTGCTGGCGCTGGCGTTGATCGCGGTGTACACGCTCGTGTTCAACCTGCCGATCGCGTGGGTCGGCCGTCGGGATATCAGCACGGCAATCTGGGACGAAGCGGCGGTGGCGCTGCTGGGAGGGCTGCTGATAGCGGCCGCGCGGTCGCCACGGTTGGTCCGTTCCGGGCGTCTGCTGTTTGCGCTTGCGGTCTGGCTGGCGGGGGTTGTGGTGCTGTTTGATGACGCGATGCATCATGGTCAGTTGCAGTCGACCGGTTATTTGGCACTGCTGGTCTTGGCCGCAGTGGGGTTGATGCCGTACCGACGAGCAGAGATGCTCGGGATCGGAGCGGGTCTGGTCGTGGTGGCGACAGGCCTGACGTTGGGATTATCGCTGCGGCTGAACCCGGAGCTGCTGATTTTTCTGGGGGTCCTGACGATTCTGGGCGCCTGGATCAGCGGGGCGCTGTGGGAGAGCCGGACGCAACGCGTCGAGTGGTTGCGAATGACGGCGATGTCGGAAGAGCGTTATCGCTCGCTCTTCCGGGATG
This region of Candidatus Zixiibacteriota bacterium genomic DNA includes:
- a CDS encoding PAS domain S-box protein; translated protein: MVEAEQSATDRAVEPISQQEEIERLTRTGLRIAGAVGLVLALALIAVYTLVFNLPIAWVGRRDISTAIWDEAAVALLGGLLIAAARSPRLVRSGRLLFALAVWLAGVVVLFDDAMHHGQLQSTGYLALLVLAAVGLMPYRRAEMLGIGAGLVVVATGLTLGLSLRLNPELLIFLGVLTILGAWISGALWESRTQRVEWLRMTAMSEERYRSLFRDASDAIFTIDNATGRFQEVNPALERLLGESSARLRQRQFHEIIHPEDRERVSGYHRARISGDEAPNHYQARIVAPTTGAIHFCEITIHRLSRPRLT